In the genome of Cutibacterium equinum, one region contains:
- a CDS encoding HdeD family acid-resistance protein — protein MSSQTLTKTWKSLAWIPLTKGILAIIAALVAVVWSHQTMEVLVVIVGIYAIVDSVMTLINALALHGMAGTRFMWAWGIIGIIVGLVLAIHPGFSLHIIAILIGAWMVFLGVAAVTFALPMRFVTQKAWSWMLVGGIALFVLGIVVLVHPGFGVVAMSWLLAIGVLVYGLANIAIAVGVHKITNTISSAVRRDPRNTVIEGQVVDSPEGSQETSPHRELK, from the coding sequence ATGTCGTCACAGACCTTGACAAAGACCTGGAAGTCGCTTGCATGGATTCCCCTCACGAAGGGAATCCTCGCGATCATCGCCGCACTGGTGGCCGTGGTGTGGTCCCACCAGACCATGGAAGTTCTCGTGGTGATCGTTGGTATCTACGCCATCGTCGACTCCGTCATGACCCTCATCAATGCTCTGGCCCTTCACGGCATGGCAGGGACCAGGTTCATGTGGGCCTGGGGCATCATCGGCATCATCGTTGGCCTCGTCCTCGCCATCCATCCCGGGTTCTCGCTCCACATCATCGCCATCCTCATCGGGGCATGGATGGTGTTCCTCGGCGTCGCGGCAGTCACTTTTGCCCTACCGATGAGGTTCGTCACGCAGAAAGCCTGGAGTTGGATGCTCGTCGGCGGCATCGCACTGTTCGTACTGGGCATCGTCGTCCTGGTCCACCCTGGATTCGGTGTCGTGGCCATGAGCTGGCTGTTGGCCATCGGTGTCCTGGTCTACGGCCTCGCCAACATCGCCATCGCCGTGGGTGTGCACAAGATCACGAACACCATCTCCTCGGCCGTGCGTCGTGACCCGCGCAACACCGTCATCGAGGGGCAGGTCGTCGATTCCCCTGAGGGCTCGCAGGAGACCTCACCCCACCGTGAACTCAAATGA
- the dnaE gene encoding DNA polymerase III subunit alpha encodes MARSDFVHLHTHTEYSMLDGAASNEKLFAEVARQGMPAVAMTDHGNMFGAYEFFQISKKYDGDQNPLVKPIIGIEAYVAPSTRKSRVQEFWGTSRDAGDPDAEGGKDVSGGGRYTHMTMWAKDPEGLHNLFRLSSLASYEGYYMKPRMDRELLSQYPGGIIASTGCPSGEVQTRLRLGQFDEACQAAAAYQDIFGKENYFCELMDHGVPIEKQVRSDLLKLAKKLDIPLLVTNDSHYVTEDQADAHDSLLCVGVGRNKDDPHRFRFNGSGYYIKSSEQMRALFPDHPEACDNTLLLTEMIGSYDEVFKHVDRMPQFDVPEGETQESWLRKKLQEGLDEKFGPNPPKEVLDRLETELSVIEPLGFSSYFLVVSDICNAARSMGVPVGPGRGSAAGSLVAYLTGIIAVNPLEHGLLFERFLNPERVNPPDIDLDFDDRQRDKVIDYVTHKYGAEYTSQVNTFGKIKAKAAVKDANRILGYPFALGDKITKAMPPDVMGKGVPLSKIFDASHERYAEGQEFRQLVADNPDVAKVVETAKGLEGLIRGTGVHACAFILSSAPLLDLVPMHKRDKDGMIIAGFAYPQLEEMGLMKMDFLGLRNLGIMDHCIKIIKKNRGIDVDLNDLALDDKNTYEMLARGDTLGVFQLDGTAMRSLLRLMGPTCFDDIVAVLALYRPGPMGANAHISYAQRKNNREPIVPIHPELKEDLDEILAPTYHLIVYQEQIMSIARKLAGYTLGGADLLRRAMGKKKKHILEENFIPFQAGMREHGYSDDAIQTLWDVMVPFAGYAFNKSHAAGYGLVSYWTAYLKANYPAEYGAALLTSVGDDKDKMAMYLADMRAQHINVLPPDVNASSLEFTAVGEDIRFGLGAVRNVGANAVAEIIRAREENGPATDFFSFLDQVSLTVCNKRLIESLIKAGAFDSMGHSRRGLMAIYEQAVDAVIDIKRNQANGQDDLFGTTDDSEPTQLGVERVVPEDDWDRSTKLAFEREMLGLYVSDHPLRGLEAALEAESDISVAELVNPEGHHEGRYTIAGMVTQIVRRTTKNGDIWASVTLEDLDASITVACFPKVYQRVEPLLAVDSILKVRGFVREREETVEMSANDVWLLDFTDAGDAPMTIDLRRGRCTRGTIEGLRGVLRNHPGSSQVRLRLIDGKVTTTFQLADELKVSTGQPLMADLKALLGPSCIPRRKS; translated from the coding sequence GTGGCCCGATCCGACTTCGTCCACCTTCACACTCACACCGAGTACTCGATGCTGGATGGTGCTGCCAGCAACGAGAAACTCTTCGCCGAGGTGGCTCGTCAGGGCATGCCGGCGGTCGCCATGACCGATCACGGCAACATGTTCGGCGCCTACGAGTTCTTCCAGATTTCCAAGAAGTACGACGGGGATCAGAATCCGCTGGTCAAGCCGATCATCGGAATCGAGGCCTACGTCGCCCCGAGTACGCGCAAGTCCCGGGTCCAGGAGTTCTGGGGAACCTCCCGCGACGCGGGCGATCCGGACGCCGAGGGTGGCAAGGACGTCTCCGGTGGTGGCCGCTACACCCACATGACGATGTGGGCCAAGGACCCTGAAGGGCTGCACAACCTGTTCCGGTTGTCCTCCCTGGCCTCCTACGAGGGCTACTACATGAAGCCCCGCATGGACCGCGAACTGCTGTCCCAGTACCCCGGTGGCATCATTGCCTCCACCGGGTGCCCGTCGGGTGAGGTGCAGACCCGACTGCGGCTGGGCCAGTTCGACGAGGCATGCCAGGCAGCGGCGGCCTACCAGGACATCTTCGGCAAGGAGAACTACTTCTGCGAGCTGATGGACCACGGTGTCCCGATTGAGAAGCAGGTGCGCTCCGACCTGCTGAAACTGGCCAAGAAGCTGGACATTCCGCTGCTGGTCACCAATGACTCGCACTACGTGACCGAGGACCAGGCTGACGCCCACGATTCTCTGCTGTGCGTCGGTGTGGGCCGCAACAAGGACGATCCACACCGCTTCCGTTTCAATGGTTCGGGCTACTACATCAAGTCCTCTGAACAGATGAGGGCCCTGTTCCCGGATCACCCCGAGGCCTGCGACAACACCTTGCTCCTGACCGAGATGATCGGGTCCTACGACGAGGTCTTCAAGCACGTCGATCGGATGCCCCAGTTCGACGTCCCGGAGGGGGAGACCCAGGAGTCGTGGCTGCGCAAGAAACTTCAGGAAGGCCTGGATGAGAAGTTCGGCCCGAACCCGCCCAAGGAGGTCCTCGACCGTCTCGAGACGGAGCTGTCGGTCATTGAACCGCTGGGATTTTCCTCCTACTTCCTCGTCGTCTCCGACATCTGCAATGCGGCGCGTTCCATGGGCGTGCCGGTGGGGCCGGGGCGTGGATCGGCTGCCGGCTCCCTCGTCGCCTATCTGACGGGCATCATCGCCGTCAACCCGTTGGAACACGGACTGCTGTTCGAGAGATTCCTCAACCCGGAACGTGTCAACCCGCCCGACATCGACCTCGACTTCGACGATCGTCAGCGCGACAAGGTCATCGACTACGTCACTCACAAGTACGGGGCGGAGTACACCAGCCAGGTCAACACCTTCGGCAAGATCAAGGCCAAGGCTGCCGTCAAGGATGCCAACCGTATTCTCGGCTACCCCTTCGCCCTGGGCGATAAGATCACCAAGGCGATGCCCCCCGACGTCATGGGCAAGGGGGTGCCGCTGAGCAAGATCTTCGATGCCTCCCACGAGAGGTACGCCGAGGGCCAGGAGTTCCGCCAACTGGTTGCCGACAACCCCGACGTCGCCAAGGTCGTGGAGACGGCGAAGGGGCTTGAGGGATTGATTCGCGGCACCGGTGTGCATGCCTGTGCCTTCATCTTGTCCAGCGCCCCGCTGCTCGACCTCGTGCCGATGCACAAGCGCGACAAGGACGGCATGATCATCGCCGGTTTCGCCTACCCCCAGCTCGAGGAGATGGGGCTCATGAAGATGGACTTCCTGGGCCTGCGAAACCTCGGCATCATGGACCACTGCATCAAGATCATCAAGAAGAACCGAGGAATCGACGTCGATCTCAATGATCTTGCCCTCGATGACAAGAACACATACGAGATGCTGGCCCGCGGTGACACCTTGGGCGTCTTCCAGCTTGATGGCACGGCCATGCGCTCCCTACTGCGCCTCATGGGGCCGACCTGCTTCGACGACATCGTCGCCGTGTTGGCCCTGTACCGACCGGGCCCGATGGGCGCCAACGCACACATCTCATACGCCCAGCGCAAGAACAACCGGGAACCGATCGTCCCGATCCATCCCGAGCTCAAGGAGGACCTCGACGAGATCCTTGCTCCCACGTATCACCTCATCGTGTACCAGGAGCAGATCATGTCGATCGCCCGAAAGCTTGCTGGTTACACCCTGGGTGGCGCTGACCTGCTGCGTCGAGCCATGGGCAAGAAGAAGAAGCACATCCTGGAGGAGAACTTCATCCCCTTCCAGGCCGGCATGCGCGAACACGGCTATTCCGATGACGCCATCCAAACCTTGTGGGACGTCATGGTCCCCTTCGCCGGATACGCCTTCAACAAGTCTCACGCCGCCGGTTACGGCCTGGTCTCCTACTGGACGGCCTACCTCAAGGCCAATTATCCGGCCGAGTACGGCGCCGCCCTGCTGACCAGTGTCGGTGACGACAAGGACAAGATGGCGATGTACCTGGCCGACATGCGCGCCCAGCACATCAACGTCCTGCCCCCTGACGTCAACGCCTCCTCACTGGAGTTCACCGCTGTCGGCGAGGACATCAGGTTTGGCCTGGGAGCTGTCCGCAATGTCGGCGCCAACGCTGTCGCGGAGATCATCCGAGCTCGCGAGGAGAATGGTCCAGCCACCGATTTCTTCAGCTTCCTTGACCAGGTCAGCCTGACGGTGTGCAACAAGAGACTCATCGAGTCCCTCATCAAGGCTGGCGCCTTCGACTCCATGGGCCACTCCCGACGCGGCCTCATGGCCATCTACGAGCAGGCTGTCGACGCCGTGATCGACATCAAGCGCAACCAGGCCAATGGCCAGGACGATCTGTTCGGCACGACCGACGACTCCGAACCCACCCAGTTGGGCGTCGAGAGAGTGGTTCCCGAGGACGATTGGGACCGCAGCACCAAGCTTGCCTTCGAGCGCGAGATGCTGGGTCTGTACGTCTCCGATCACCCGCTTCGTGGTCTGGAAGCCGCTCTGGAGGCCGAATCAGACATCTCGGTGGCTGAACTGGTCAATCCTGAAGGTCATCACGAGGGGCGCTACACCATTGCGGGTATGGTCACCCAGATCGTCCGACGCACCACCAAGAATGGTGACATCTGGGCTTCCGTCACCCTGGAAGATCTCGACGCATCCATCACCGTCGCCTGTTTCCCGAAGGTGTATCAGCGCGTGGAGCCGCTGCTGGCCGTCGACAGCATCCTCAAGGTGCGCGGATTCGTCCGCGAGCGTGAGGAGACCGTCGAGATGTCGGCCAATGACGTCTGGCTGCTGGACTTCACCGATGCCGGCGATGCCCCCATGACGATTGATCTTCGTCGCGGACGATGCACTCGTGGCACCATCGAGGGCTTACGAGGAGTGCTGCGCAACCACCCGGGAAGCTCTCAGGTGAGGCTGCGACTCATCGATGGCAAGGTGACGACGACCTTCCAGCTCGCCGATGAACTCAAGGTCTCCACGGGTCAGCCGCTGATGGCCGATCTCAAGGCCCTGCTCGGCCCCTCGTGCATCCCCAGGAGGAAGTCATGA